ttattttgttaataatatacccAAAGGTACACTACGATTTTTACAGTTGAGTTACTTTAcacatatactttattccaaccataagaggagaaaagtcgaataaacaacattttacagCAATTGAcgcgagttattagcaaatcgcatgaaatacataaatctaaggtttatttatcttatttctacttcgattggaatggGCAATAACAAAAAAGAACAGAATTTATTAAAGATTGTATTGTACACTGTTGATGTTTTAATATGAcataattattaggtatattcTTGTTATAGTCGAATATGGcgcaacaataaaataaaccctTAAATCAACATAAAGTTATTGGTATGTAGGTATAACGCCCGCGTAATTTAAACTTAGTGTAAACCTGTACTTCCCTGTGAAATCTGTTGCCACAACCAACAAGGATGCAAGTGACCAACGTTCTCAATGAAAAACCTaatgtattttcatatttaagtaaaaacaacTTTAGAATGTTTTACCATTTTGATTTAGCCTGCTACGGCTAGTGTCAACGTTATCACATTAAATGAAACAACAATGAATACTTGTTTAAATGAGGCTGATCATATTATCGTATaaacaatagaaataattaaaaagttaaattttcgaacaaaataattcactcggaaattaaacaaagtaaaacatatgcaaaattaattcaataaccTGAAAAACGGCAAAGCCAGGCGGCTGATCGGACCCGCTCGCCCACTCCCCGCACTGTCCCCTTTGACTTCAGCCATTACTTTAGAATGAATATTTCCCGACCTATTTTGATCGTAAGTTATTGATccgttagtatttatataacaataactccgataatgttattataaaataatgttgtaaattaatgaaatggaAAAAAACCTGTGGCTTAGTTAATGAAggtatttgattgttttttgtgTTTGGTCTTAAAACGCCATATATTTTTAGGAGTATCATTGAATATGTTGTCGTCACAGCCACattgtacacattttttttaaacaaaaaactacCTGACAGCCACACTATCCATTTGTCCGTTAAGCAACCCATTTacaacacatatatacatatatatacatatatgacgtGATAGGCTTGTTTTTATATGGAGAATTGTTGCTTCGCATTCGGAGTCGCAGACACAAGGCTGGAAAGCTGTCTATGATTTTGAAGCGGTGGAGGTTAGCCCCGAAACAcccgaatattatattatgtttaaacgacttttaacaaaaaatgcaaacaaaattattgacaCGGCAAGACTgattgaaaatgttatttataccgTTAACGTTATGTTATTTTCGCAGCAgggtttataaaattacataatttaacttTACGCAGGTTGTACCGACAGTGTGCGCAAGCCTTTATTTTGAGAGTCATTTTCTGTGTCACATAGctgaatacttttttattttttaaataaaatccttaactttttttggtatattagggataaaaatagtaattcgtaataaatgatattaatctAAAGTATGGCAATTCCATAAATTAAAGATTTCGCCATCTTATTTAGAAATTATCTATTGCTGATAGTATTTGATTTTtcgaattgtaaaattattgaaaagttgtgttattaatatactttgcTTGATTACTTCTTTTCTTAAAAGCAGTCAACAACAATGGGTAGAAATTCTAAATCACGAGAACGTTCTGTAAGTTTTTTGCCATCGTTTTTctgtttgttattgtatttgccTGAAATGTTCAATAACagtttattattgatttgatcgttataaattaaactgttaaactttaaattaatttgaagttatatttcgacatatttaatttattttataaatatatcatttcgtTCTTTAGGTTACTTAGCTACGTCATTATTATTGTTCTAACTTCTATTTCGCTATTGTTCAATTGTAAACATATCCAAATGGTTTTGTCCAGTAATAAAAACGAATCGCAagtctattaattattataaatatttattatcacaaaCACCTTTATATTACAGAAAGGCTTGGGTTCACATTCAATAATAAGCATTCAGAAAAGGGAAAATTTCAAAAAGAAAACCAGGAAATCAAGCAGGAAAATTAAGAAACTGTTCGATGTACTTCGTAACGAATCATCTACTTCCGTTAGTTCGTCAAACTGTACTGTAATAGAAGTTGATACTAATAGTCCTGAAGTATTGAGTGCAAACACTGATATTCATAACAAACCAACAAGTAACAAAGGCAATCCTATCATTATAGGTGATGatgatcttattattaataatgaaccgTGCCCCTTACAATGTTCTACACCTCTATCACAtagtaaacatataataaaaaacaataataaaaccagcaaatctttattaaataataattcattacaaaGTTTCAAAGAAGATGTAGAAAATTTAACCAAAGAAATTAATAGAGATTCCTATTTAACAATAGACCTCACTACTGATAGTCTACAGAATACGAGCGGCCAGTCACACTGCAATACAGTCATAGATTTAGTTAATGTTTCTGATATACAAGATTGTACAGTTGTTAACGATAGCCTTTCAATGAGCGGTGACTCAGATGTAACAGTGCTAAATACAAAGAGAAAGAGAACAagacttaataataaacaaatgcaAAAATTTGCAAATGGAATTGCAAATTTAGATTCCTCGGAAAGAGGGAAACTTCTAGAATATATTGCAaagaaaatttttaatgaatccaAAGGACCCGACAGTTCAACAAACAGCCTGCATAGTGTAAAGgtaagtaaaaaattattataaaaaaaaatgcatttaaaaccctaataaatatttacatcaatTTTTTATCAGAATGGTGTAAATTGTGCGACAGAAACAGCGGAAGATACATATATCAAAGAAGTGATCCTCGGCCAGGCCAGTTCTAGAAATAGCATAggcagtaatatatataatccaGAGAGagatattaagaataaaacagGCTTAAGAATGATTGTTATTGATGGGAGTAATGTTGCAATGCAGTAAGTATTTATCATCAcaacttacaaataatattatctagatGTAACGCTAAATTAAAGATAggataatctaaattaaaagctGTAAATGGAACTAAATGCAGGAACATCCCTGCACAAAACAGAAACttaaatgcttataataataaattataaatgaatataagtgCTATTATATATAGTTGTCATAACTGCATCAAAATCTCTACAGTGGTAAGGTTACTTTTTACATGTTAAAGCTGATAAGCAAATGAGCCAA
This portion of the Vanessa atalanta chromosome 22, ilVanAtal1.2, whole genome shotgun sequence genome encodes:
- the LOC125072798 gene encoding uncharacterized protein LOC125072798 gives rise to the protein MGRNSKSRERSKGLGSHSIISIQKRENFKKKTRKSSRKIKKLFDVLRNESSTSVSSSNCTVIEVDTNSPEVLSANTDIHNKPTSNKGNPIIIGDDDLIINNEPCPLQCSTPLSHSKHIIKNNNKTSKSLLNNNSLQSFKEDVENLTKEINRDSYLTIDLTTDSLQNTSGQSHCNTVIDLVNVSDIQDCTVVNDSLSMSGDSDVTVLNTKRKRTRLNNKQMQKFANGIANLDSSERGKLLEYIAKKIFNESKGPDSSTNSLHSVKNGVNCATETAEDTYIKEVILGQASSRNSIGSNIYNPERDIKNKTGLRMIVIDGSNVAMQHSKGRIFSVKGLKICIDYFLRRGHVVKAFVPHFRCKYGKSTDGKLLDQLERQGLVVYTPSREIQGKMITSYDDRYIVQCAAEFDGVIVSGDNYRDLLTENPRWRHVIENRLLQFTWVGDMIMFPRDPLGRNGPTLEQFLKHQSPSVL